Part of the Candidatus Neomarinimicrobiota bacterium genome, AAATCGCGGTTAGAGATCCTCCTGGGGGGCAGGGCGGCTGAAAAGCTGGTTTTTGACGAAATCACAACGGGCGGCGGCAATGATATAGAAATTGCCACGGAGTTTGCAAGGAAAATGGTTTGCGAATGGGGAATGAGCAACCTTCTGGGACCACTGACCTTCGGGAAAAAGGATGAGGAGATTTTCTTGGGCCGTGAAATCGCTACCCGCCGTGACTACAGTGAAACAACGGCCAAGAAAATCGATGAAGAAGTCACGAGAATAGTGGCCGAAGCAGAAATGAAGACTTTCAAACTCCTGAAAAAGAATCTTGGCAAGCTTCACGCCCTTGCCAGTCAGCTCCTTGAGAGGGAAACCATAGACGGGGAAGACGTCCACAAGATTATCGAAACGAAGAAAAAAGCGCGAAAACCATCTCGAAAGAAGGTGGGAAAGATTGGTCGTAATGAAAAGACCCGAAAGTCAGCCAAAGTCCCTCACGAATCCGAGTAAGTTTCTACCTGACTAGTTTTCTCACAGTTCCACAGACAGCCGAAGGTAGGGTCGGTGGACCTTGAGTCCCGAGGCTGTATCTCCATGCTGGCCGAACTTCTGAAACTCCGAAGAACGTTGATCATGGGAGTCGTGAACGTTACGCCTGATTCCTTTTCAGATGGAGGACTGTTCAACACGAAAGAGAAAGCGGTGGAGCACGCCCTTCGCCTGGTGAGAGAGGGGGCGGATATCATTGATGTGGGCGGAGAATCGTCCCGTCCCGAGTCCCACCCGGTAAGTCCCCGTGAGGAAAAGTCACGGGTATTGCCCACTATTGAAGCACTTTCATCCCGGCTCGACCTTCCCATTTCTATCGATACGCGAAGGTCATCGGTGGCACGCGCCGCCCTGCAGTCGGGAGCCAAGCTCGTTAATGATATTACCGGACTTCGACATGATCCCAGAATGGCCGATCTGGTCGCCAGTTCAGACGTACACGTGGTCATCATGCACATGAAAGGAGTTCCCGAGACCATGCAGGTGAATCCGCATTATGATGACCTGATGCTCGAATTGGTCGACTTTTTCAGGGAACGCACGGATTATGCCCTGAGTTCGGGAATCCGGAAGGACCGGATAATTCTGGATCCAGGGATCGGCTTCGGAAAACGGGTAGGTGACAATTTTGTCATACTCAACTCCCTTGAGAGAATTGTCGATCTGGGATATCCCGTCATGGTGGGACCCTCACGCAAATCGTTTATCGGACTGACCCTCGACCTTCCTTCAGATGACAGACTTGAGGGAACGGCTGCGAGCGTGACGACATGCGTGTTAGGTGGTGCCAGAATCGTTCGAGTGCATGATGTGAAACAGATGAAAC contains:
- the folP gene encoding dihydropteroate synthase, whose protein sequence is MDLESRGCISMLAELLKLRRTLIMGVVNVTPDSFSDGGLFNTKEKAVEHALRLVREGADIIDVGGESSRPESHPVSPREEKSRVLPTIEALSSRLDLPISIDTRRSSVARAALQSGAKLVNDITGLRHDPRMADLVASSDVHVVIMHMKGVPETMQVNPHYDDLMLELVDFFRERTDYALSSGIRKDRIILDPGIGFGKRVGDNFVILNSLERIVDLGYPVMVGPSRKSFIGLTLDLPSDDRLEGTAASVTTCVLGGARIVRVHDVKQMKRVVTIADAIHMNGVVE